In Podospora pseudoanserina strain CBS 124.78 chromosome 5, whole genome shotgun sequence, a single window of DNA contains:
- a CDS encoding hypothetical protein (EggNog:ENOG503PDHI; COG:S; antiSMASH:Cluster_7), with protein sequence MTSLLRAIKIQNHSSDNTALLPMRVNPPRAEPDAAQLKEKLASLNLKGDVSVAQISTELEKSPSPQDADAFSVDAGGADSGYGSTASTPQENKQNFLDRTSVPVSVPQVFDKPISDDQRDRFFDFRYQYTNSLWKAISKGNKKAHPGDISMKLKYMGSDEESAKLFIVIQCEKRVAKRVRHFFAQEHIQQDLKPEFEVYILDKGVIRLSTEDTLDVFAHLDGRVTFCGMSIRMVVDAAETIATFGGLITVTRGEITEVFGLTASHPVEGSNDLDRSDDDDFDSEEFTDTDSISELNESDAYPQPSQSPKLNAMTSIGKVAHDSLRLSSTTSANHDWALIKLNTAVLLPNLAPDSHPPSIFGINLLASRVPLQPQQKIDVVVMTSHGLQKGSLVSNGSSIMMFPGRSFLQTLDLVLRSDSELRPGDSGSWVVSETTHEVYGHVISVDALGEAHVVPLESTLSDIRAQLDVDEVALPTKADLELSWTETPKITGDSAMPMGDYALCIIQDNHKDWETEAASMFRVYRHAYLTVVAAAGDSCHSGFLSRPGVGPLAVVPFQSRLGTVSGSYLLSWHQEYSAWDANNPSHMSGCSWATRGWTLQEDVLSSRVVYFRDTTSFFRCQTQRCLEHSTTVYRNVHRWQERFGSSALAGPSDHNSSKTTEGRDKTNLYKLWRAMVAEYSLRNLTVEEDKLPAISGLARSFNVGLDDQYFAGLWRGDFVRALFWSTRHDAVKPAKFCAPSWSWASWKGEVGWSKSHSLPLVTECKIHHIYVAPLGSDLFGRVKGGYVDLTGSLRPVSLRPTDVSVLADNDPYRVDLFQEGVVEAWARGAIDGFTSSGLRNNGSYKEPDVAKLDCLTDIQALVLAFGSAPVGVDPDTDDLIFSQPEYPLGLLVVAEKNSSLIDMPTYRRVGVFQAQTTAAQGLQAEKSVFDIRLI encoded by the exons ATGACGTCTCTACTTCGCGCGATCAAGATTCAGAACCACAGTTCCGACAATACTGCACTTCTGCCAATGCGAGTCAACCCTCCTCGTGCTGAACCGGATGCTGCCCAGCTGAAAGAGAAGCTTGCTTCTCTAAATCTAAAGGGCGATGTTTCCGTTGCGCAAATCAGCACGGAGCTCGAAAAGTCTCCCAGTCCGCAAGATGCGGATGCATTCTCTGTAGACGCGGGCGGAGCCGATTCAGGCTACGGGTCAACTGCTTCCACTCcccaagaaaacaaacaaaatTTCTTGGATCGGACATCGGTCCCTGTCTCTGTTCCTCAGGTCTTCGACAAGCCAATTTCCGACGACCAACGGGATCGTTTCTTCGACTTCAGATATCAATACACCAACTCGCTCTGGAAAGCGATATCCAAGGGGAATAAGAAAGCGCACCCGGGGGACATTTCAATGAAGTTGAAGTACATGGGCTCTGACGAGGAGTCGGCCAAGCTTTTCATCGTTATACAGTGTGAGAAACGCGTTGCAAAAAGGGTGAGACACTTTTTTGCTCAGGAACACATCCAACAAGATCTGAAGCCCGAGTTCGAAGTCTATATATTAGACAAGGGTGTAATACGCCTGTCAACAGAGGACACGCTTGATGTCTTTGCCCATCTTGACGGGAGAGTTACGTTTTGTGGTATGAGTATCCGTATGGTGGTCGATGCAGCAGAAACGATTGCAACATTTGGCGGCTTAATAACTGTCACCAGAGGGGAAATCACTGAGGTGTTTGGGCTCACAGCAAGTCATCCAGTGGAAGGGAGCAATGACCTTGACCGGTCGGATGACGATGATTTCGACTCAGAGGAGTTTACAGACACAGATTCGATATCTGAGCTAAACGAGAGCGACGCATACCCACAACCGAGCCAATCTCCGAAGTTAAATGCGATGACCTCGATTGGTAAAGTCGCCCATGATTCCCTTCGCCTTTCCTCAACAACTTCAGCCAACCATGACTGGGCTCTGATCAAGTTGAACACTGCCGttcttctccccaacctcgcccccGATAGCCACCCGCCAAGCATTTTTGGAATCAATCTGTTAGCCTCCAGAGTGCCGTTGCAACCACAGCAGAAGATAGACGTGGTTGTTATGACCAGCCACGGTCTCCAAAAGGGATCTCTAGTGTCTAATGGGTCATCTATCATGATGTTCCCAGGAAGGTCCTTTTTGCAGACTCTAGACCTCGTCCTGCGCTCCGACTCAG AGCTCCGTCCTGGAGATTCGGGATCATGGGTGGTGAGCGAGACCACACACGAAGTATACGGTCACGTCATATCCGTGGATGCGCTTGGCGAGGCTCATGTAGTCCCTTTAGAGAGCACATTGTCTGATATTCGAGCACAGCTTGATGTGGATGAAGTCGCTCTCCCAACAAAGGCCGATCTGGAACTGTCTTGGACCGAAACGCCAAAGATCACAGGGGATTCCGCTATGCCCATGGGCGACT ATGCGCTCTGCATCATCCAGGACAACCATAAGGACTGGGAGACCGAAGCGGCATCAATGTTTCGGGTGTACCGCCACGCCTATCTGACTGTCGTTGCCGCAGCTGGAGATTCATGTCATTCTGGGTTCTTGTCTCGACCTGGAGTTGGCCCACTTGCTGTTGTCCCCTTTCAGTCACGATTGGGAACCGTGTCAGGCTCGTATCTACTCTCTTGGCATCAAGAGTACAGCGCCTGGGACGCAAACAACCCCAGCCATATGTCTGGCTGCTCGTGGGCGACGCGTGGCTGGACGCTGCAGGAAGATGTCCTGTCGAGCAGGGTGGTGTACTTTCGGGACACGACGTCGTTCTTTCGGTGTCAGACACAACGGTGTTTGGAGCATAGCACAACAGTCTACAGAAATGTTCATCGCTGGCAGGAAAGATTTGGTTCTTCTGCCTTGGCTGGTCCATCAgaccacaacagcagcaagacgaCAGAAGGAAGAGACAAGACGAACCTCTACAAATTGTGGCGGGCCATGGTTGCGGAGTACTCCCTCCGGAATCTCACGGTCGAGGAAGATAAACTGCCGGCAATATCCGGTCTGGCTCGGAGCTTCAATGTTGGACTTGATGACCAATACTTTGCAGGACTATGGAGAGGTGACTTTGTGAGGGCGCTGTTCTGGTCCACCCGCCACGACGCGGTCAAACCAGCCAAATTCTGTGCGCCGTCTTGGAGCTGGGCTTCATGGAaaggtgaggttggatggTCAAAGTCTCATTCCCTTCCACTGGTAACGGAGTGCAAGATTCACCACATTTATGTGGCGCCCTTGGGTTCAGATCTATTCGGCAGAGTGAAAGGTGGTTACGTCGACCTGACTGGGTCGTTGCGTCCGGTTTCGCTGCGCCCAACAGACGTTAGCGTTCTGGCTGATAATGATCCCTATAGGGTTGATTTGTTtcaagagggggttgtggaggcaTGGGCTCGAGGCGCAATAGATGGCTTCACGTCATCGGGATTGAGGAACAATGGCAGTTACAAGGAGCCAGATGTTGCCAAACTGGACTGTCTTACAGATATTCAGGCATTAGTTCTAGCCTTTGGCTCGGCTCCAGTGGGTGTAGATCCTGACACAGACGATTTGATATTCTCGCAGCCGGAGTATCCACTTGgcctgctggtggtggcagagAAGAACAGCAGTCTGATAGATATGCCCACATACAGACGAGTTGGCGTTTTTCAGGCGCAGACTACGGCGGCTCAGGGACTACAGGCTGAGAAGTCCGTTTTCGATATCAGGCTTATTTAA